The DNA sequence TGTTGCCACAGCTTGTTCTCGGCGGCGGTCACGGGCATCGGGCCCGGGGAATAAGGGGGCGGGTCCGCCGGGACGTACGGCGGGGGGTCCTGCGCCAGGTAGGGCGGAGGCGACTGGCTGCCCGTGAAGCCACCCTGGCCGGTGACCTGTTGGGCGACCGGCGGAGGCCCGCCGAGGGCGGGTCCGTCGCCGCCGGTGGTGTCCGTGCGCGAGGGGCCGCCGGTGCGGTCGGGACCGTCAGCGGCGCGGGAGGAGTGCTCCGAGCCGCGCGTACCGGAGTCACCGCCGCCGGAGACGGTGGGCAGCGGCTGGTCGCGCAACTTGTCGATCGCGTGCCGCAGTTCGGCGCCGCTGTTGAGGGCGGTACTGGTGAGCGACGCCTCGACCTGGCTGCTGACGCCCGCGCCGACAAAGGTGGACCAGCTGGTGGACCAGTCGCCGTCGAAGGCCCCCTTGATCAGGATCTCCGCGAGCGCTTCGCCGGACCCGGCGGCGAGGAAGTCGGCCGTTCCCTTGAGCCCGTAGTGCCCGGCCAGCGCGGCCGGCCGGTCGGAGTTGTAGCGAAGGATCTGACTGTTCCGCCACAGATCGGGGTTGTTCCGGAAGGCGAGCGGGCCGTCCCGGAAGGTGACCGGGGGCCTGGGCGGGGGGACGGGCCCGCTCCCGTTCGGGTCGGGTCCGGGGCGGTCGTCCGGAGGACTGGCGCGGTCGGGGTTCGGCTTGGAGTCGGGGTCGGGGGTCGGACCATTGCTCTTCGGGTCGACGTTCGGGGTGTCCCGCAGGTTGGGGTTGTCCTTGAAGTCGGGTCCGTTCTTCAGGAAGTTGCCGTCGAAGCTTCTGACGATGTCCTTCGCGAACGTGTCGAAGACGCTCGTGAAGAATCCCGCCGCCGCACCGAAGGCGGCGGCCTTGCCGATGTCGCTCCAGTCGATGCCGTCGGGGCGGCGGCCGTCCGGGGCGAAGTTCATCATCGCCAGCCGCACGGCGAACGTGGTGAACGCCTCGGCGAACGCCTCGGTCAAGGAGGGCGTCAGGTGCAGCCGCTGGAGGAGGTGGCTGAGCGTGGTGAGGATGAAGAAGCGGCTGCGGAGCTTGGCCATCATGATCTGGCTGGCCGAGGCTCCGCCGGTGAAGAAGGACATCGCCAGGTAGATGGCGATCTCGATGAGCAGCCGGATGATCTCGGCGATGACCTGCCACTTGGACTCCATGATGTCCATGGAGGTCTTGCGCCGGCCCTCGGCGATCCTGTCGAGCTGCTCGGCGAAGTCGCGCAGGTAGTTCTTGCCGCCGTCGTCGACGAGCATCCCCATCGCCCGGCTGTACGAGGTGGCGAGGTCGTCCGGCATGGACTCGCCGATGTCGTGGATCGACTTGTCGATCAGCGAGGACAGTCGTTCCAGTTTGCGCCCGAGGCCGGAGTAGGGCCGACGACTGTCGAAGGCGAGGTCCTCGTCGGCGTCCATGAGCTTCTCCCCGGTGAGGATGAAGATCATGGCGTTGACCTCGGGCGATACCTGGATGCTCACCGACGGCCGCCTCGCGGGGCGCCCGGGCAGGACGGAGCGGCCGCTCCCGGTCGCGTACGGGAGCGGTGTGCGCTGCGCGGATCAGCGGCGTCCATGCCCGCCCGGGTCGTCGAATCCATCGGTGTCGAGGCGGCTGTTGCCGTGCTCGATCTCGTCGATGTTGCGGTCACGGGTGTCCTTCATCATCCGGACGTTGCTGACCGTGGCGTCGGTGATGCCCACCAGCGCGTCACGGATGGACATCATGGTGTCCTTGGTGGTCTGCCGCTCCTTCTGCTCCTGCGGTCGGGCCTTCTCCGAGAACTCACTGTTGGTGCCGGGCCACGAGACCGTGGGGGCCAGCTCGTCGAGGAACTCCTCGGTCATGCTCCTGGTGAGCGTGCCGATCTCCTCCAACTGCCGTGCCAGGGCCTCGATGCGGTGCGGGTCGACGTAGTACCGCTGTCCCATCGCGTCAGTCCTCCTCTCCCTCGTCGCCGAGCGCGTCCCGCCAGGCGGGGGTGGCCGGGCCGCCCCGTGCCAGGTCCTCGTCGTCCTCGCGCAGCACCTCGGGCCCGAAGATGCGCTCCCAGTCCAGCTCGAAGCCCTTCAGCTCCGGCACGTTGCTGCTGGGCTCGGCGAAGGGGGCCATCGCCCGCATCACATGCCGGTTCATCTTCAGGCGTGCCGCGCTCGCCGCCTCCAGCACGCTGGCGGCCAGCTCCTGCGGGGACATGTCGCGGTACTTGTTGTCCAGGAACTCGATCCCGGTCAGCTCGCCCTGCGGGCCCGAGGTGGCCCGTACCGCACGGTCGGAGGAGAGCACGGCGAACGACGCCGTCCGCAGCTCGCGCTCGGTGCGCGCGACCGCCTCCTGGGCGGCGTGCAGTTCGGCCATGGCCTTCTCCAGGCGCTTCTCCAGCGGCTCCGTCACACCCGCTCCCCTCCTGGCTCGTTCGCCTCGCTCTTCCCGGCTCCACGCACGACCGTACGGTCACCGTGTCCGGCCTGCGCGTCCGGCCCCGCCGACCGGGCCTGAGGGCCCGTCACCTGCCAATGACGGCCGGGGTGCCGCCCTCCTCCGTGCCCCACACGTCCGCGTCCTCCTCCAGGTAGTCCGCGGAGGTGGCCGGGCGACGTTCCTGCTCCGCCTCCTCCTCGGGGGAGTCGCCGCCGGTGGTCGTCACCCGGGAGGAGGGGGCCAGGAAGGTGTCGTTGTCCTCCTGCCTGTTCCATGGGCTGCGCCTGCGGCGGTTGCGTCGTTCACTCTCCTCCGCGGCGTCGACCAGGACGGCGCGCACGCGCTCGCCGTTGCCCTTCTCGCCACCCGCGCCCATGCCTCCCATGCCGCCGCCCATCGGCATACCGGGGCTGCCCGGCGTGCCCGGGGCGCCGGGGGCGCCCGGGCCGCTGCCACCGGCGCCGGGGGGCGCCGCGTTGTCCGCCACGCTGTCGGAGAGCGGGGACACCTGGCCGAGGATCTCCGACGAGGGGAGGTTCGCACCCGAAAGACCGCCGCCGGAGCCTCCTGCTCCGGCCTGGGCGCCCAGCCCCAGCTCCGAGAGCGAGACGTCCCGGGTGGCGGCTCCACCGCCGGCGCCCCCGCCGCCGCTGCTTCCGCCACCGACTCCCTCGATCGCATCGAGATCGAGCTCGCGGTTCCCGTCGAGGCCGTCGAGGTGACGGTTCCCGTTGAGGTCACCGAGGCTGCCGAGATCACTGTTCGTGCCGAGGTCCCGCAGGTCGTCCAGGAATCCGGGGCCGCGGTCGCTGCCGCGCGAGTTGATCTCGTCGAGCGTGACCGTTTCGGTCCTGCCCTGCGGGTCGGTCACGGTGGTGGCGCCGGAGTCCGGGTCGATGGAGTGGCTGGAGCCGTCGGGGAAGGAGTTGACGAACCGTCCGTTGTCCAGAGATGAGACGGAGCCGTCCGGGTTGGTCACGTCCGCCCCGTGGGTGAGGTCGGTGGTGATCCTGGAGCCGTCCGGAGCGATGCTGGTGAGCTGCCCCGTGTCCGGGTCGAAGACGGCCTTGCCGCCGTCCGGGAAGAGCGTGGCGAAGTCGCCGTTCTCCAGTCCGGTCAGGCTGCCCGTGAAGGACGTGAGGCCCGTGTCGCCGGTGTTGAGGTTTCCGAGGTCACCGAGGTCGTTGGCGGCCTGCCGGCCGCCGAGGTCGCCGGGCGACTCGGTGGGCAGGTCGGCGTTGATGCCGCCGAGGTCACCCAGGCCCCGGAGGCCCCCGAGGTCCCCTATCCCGTTGCGGCCGTTCAGGCCACCGAGACTCCCCAGATTCTCGGTGGTGACGGTGCCGTCGGGCGCGGTGGAGGTGACCTCACCGGACGCCGGGTCGACAACCTGCGACGTACCGTCCGGGAAGGTCGTGGTCAGCCTGCCGTCGCCACCCAACGAGGTGACCGAACCGTCCGGGTTGGTCACCCGGACCCCGTCGCCCAAGCCCTGCGTGGTGACGCTGCCGTCCGGGAGCGTCGTGGTGAGCAGCCCGCTGTCCCGGTCGAACGACGCGCTACTGCCATCCGGGAAATCAGTCCTCAGCCCGGAACCATCGAGCTGAACGGAGCCACCCGTCGGAGTGTCCAGAGAACCGCCCGACCCGTTCAGACCACCGAGACTCCCCAGGTTCTCGGTGGTGACGGTGCCGTCGGGCGCGGTGGAGATGGCCTCACCGGACGCCGGGTCGACGACCTGCGACGTACCGTCCGGGAAGGTCGTGGTCAGCCTGCCGTCGCCACCCAACGAGGTGACCGAACCGTCCGGGTTGGTCACCCGGACCCCGTCGCCCAAGCCCTGCGTGGTGACGCTGCCGTCCGGGAGCGTCGTGGTGAGCAGCCCGCTGTCCCGGTCGAACGACGCGCTACTGCCATCCGGGAAATCAGTCCTCAGCCCGGAACCATCGAGCTGAACGGAGCCACCCGTCGGAGTGTCCAGAGAACCGCCCGACCCGTTCAGACCACCGAGACTCCCCAGGTTCTGAGTGATCGCGTCGTTGGCCGCGGCGCCGGGGTTCCTTGTGGTGCCCGAGCCGTTGACGTTGAGGTTGCCAAGGTTGCCGAGGTTCTGGCCCACGGGGAGGGGCCCGCCGCCCGGGGCGTGCTGGTTCTCGCCGCCCGGGGCGTGCTGGTTCTCGCCGCCCGGGGCGTGCTGGTTCTCGCCGCCCTGGCTGTTCACGTCGCCGAGGCTGCCGAGGTTCTCCGAGATCGCGTTGCCCACGCCGTCGAGGTTCGGGGCGTTTTCGCCGCCGGGACCGGAGGTGTTGAGGTTGCCGAGGTCACCGAGGCTCTCGGTCACCGGGACGTCCGGCTTGGGGTTCAGCAGGTCGTCGAGGCCGTCGAGGCTTCCGCCCCCGCCGCCCGGGCCGTTGATGTTCCCGAGGCTCTCCTGCATCTGCTTGGCCTGCTCCTCGGCCGCCCGCTCGGCCTCCTCCCGCTCGCGCCGCTGCTCCTCACGCAGCTCGTCCGCGTACCGGCGGTCCTCGTCGCGCTGGTTCTTCTGTTCCTCACGCAGTTCGTCCTGGAGCTTCTTGTCCTCCTCCCGTTGCTTGTTCTGCTCGTCACGCAACTCGTCCTGGAGCCTCTTGTCCTCCTCCCGTTGCTTCCTCTGCTCGTCACGCAACTCGTCCTGGAGCCTCTTGTCCTCCTCCCGTTGCTTGTTCTGCTCATCACGCAACTCGTCCTGGTAGCGGCGGTTCTCCTCGTTCTCCTCGTTGAGCTTCTCCTTCTCCTCCTCCAACTTGTTCTTCTCGTACTCCTCACCCGCCGTGCTCGTCGACTTGGGCGCGGGCACGTTGTCGGTGAAGTCCTCGGAGAGCGAGAGGAACTGGTTGTTGAGCTTCGACTGCACTTCGCGGGCGGGGACGACGAGAAGCTCGTCGACGGCCCGGCTCCAGATGTCGACCGCCTTGTCGCCGACCTTCGCCCAGTTGGCGATGTCGTTGAGGTCGCCGTAGTCCGGGTGCACCTGGCTGAAGTCGGTATGCGGACTGTGCGTGATCGACGAGACGTACTGGTACGTGTGCGAGGTGATGTCCGTCCTCGCCACGTTCTCCTTGTCGACCCACTGGGCGAGATCGTCGAGGACATAGCGCAGCACCCGGTGCGGGTCGTAGTAGTCGGACTGGGCCCAGGCCAGCCACTTGTCCAACAGTGTCCTGGCCGCCTCCTCCAGGTGCGCGCGGCCCAGGGAGAGGGCGCGGGAGTACACGGTGCTGCCGGTGCCGTTCCGGTCACCGGTGCCCTCCGTGTTGTTGAAGGTCTCGACGTAGTTGTCGTAGTTCTCGCGGACCTTCCTGATGAGGCTGATGAAGACGTCTGCGGCCTCACCCTTCCAACTGGCGTCGTCCCGGCCGAAGCGGTCCTCCCACTCCTTGAGCAGCGGCGCCTGGTCCTTGAAGAACTTGGCCGCGTAGTCGAAGGAGTCGCCGGTGGAGTTGAAGGTGTCCAGGTCGACGACGCCCTTGTCATCGGCCCCCTCCCCGCTGAAGCGGCCGTCCCCGCTGTTTCCCCGCAGCAGGGCGAGGAGTGCCGCCCGCGGCCCGTTCATGTACCGGGCCAGGGGGATGGTGCTCATCTTGTCCTTGTTGTAGTCCGTGAACTCGTTGCCCTCACGGACGCTCACGTCCTCGACGTTGTCGGAGTCGGTGCCGGCGAAGATGACCTCGTCCCCCGACTTCACGCGGCCCTCGAAGACGATCCGGGCCTGCTTGATGGAGCGCCTCTCTCCGCTGTCGAAGAACCAGACGTCGTAGTCCTGACCCGTGTTCTGCAGAAATCCGGAGTCCCTGGAGAGGAGGCTGAGGCTGCGCTCCTGGATGTCCATCCGGAAAAGCTTGCCGCCGTGGTCGGAGCGGAGCGTGTCGAAGATGACGGCGCGGTCGGGCACCGGGTAGCCGGTGAGGTGGGTGACGAGTGCGGCCCAGTTGTCGGAGGACGCCGCGTCGGTCTCCCTGTACTTGTCGACGTTGCTCTTGGATTCATCGTCGTACTCGCCGGCCACCGGGCACCCCTCTGGTCGTGTGTCGTCCTCGCCGCCGCCGCGCGCGGGTCGTGCTACTTCTCTTCCGTGCCCGTGGACCCGCTGGTGAGCGTGTCGACCTCTTCGAAGGTCTGGAGCAGCGTCTGGGCGTCGATCGCGTCCAGGTTCTTGTTCTTGGTCTTCTCGGCCTCTTCGATGGTGTCGGTGAGAGCCTCCTTGAGCTCTCTGAAGAGGTCCATCTGGTCACCGAGCAGCTTGTCCAGGGCGGTCGCCGCGGTGGTGACGCTCTCGATCAGCGTGGGTCCCGAGACCAGCTTGTCGGTGTTCATCAGCCCCAGACGCAGGATCTGCCGGCCCTGTTCGAGGTTGTCCGGAGTCGTGTAGCCATCGATGAGCTGACCGAGGGGCCGGATGTGGGCCTCGCCCTCCTCGGCGCTGCCGTCCTCCCGGTGCTGCTTGGCCTTGGTGTAGACCGGGTGCACCTCGTTGTCCCGGAAGTTCTCCATCTGCTTGAGGTCAAAGTGCTTGACGTCGGCCTTCTCGCCGGCCATGGGGCGTCCTCCTGCGGTTGGAGCGGGACAGGTCACGGGAACGGGGCGGAGCGGGGAACACGCGGACGCCGGGGTTCACCTCCGTACCGCAGGCGAACCCCGGCGGGGACTACCGGGCGCGCACACCGCCCCAGTTGTCGGCGCTCCTGCGCTCGTCGCGGGAGTGGTTGTCGTGGATGCTCTGGACCAGCTCGCCGCTGTCGCCGAGGAGCAGGGCCATGTTCTTGGTCGCCTGGTCCCACTCGGCCTGGACACCGCGGTACATCTGCTGGTCGTCACCCTCCCACGAGGTCACGAGCGGCTTGAGCTCGTCCTCCAGGTTGTTGAGGGTGGTGATGATCTGCTGGGTCTGCTGCTTCAGTTCCTCGATCGCGTTGCGGACCGTGGAGTACTGCACATCGATGATGCCGTCGGCCATGACATCTCCTCTCGGGTGGCCGGGCCCCTGG is a window from the Streptomyces sp. MMBL 11-1 genome containing:
- a CDS encoding YbaB/EbfC family nucleoid-associated protein — translated: MTEPLEKRLEKAMAELHAAQEAVARTERELRTASFAVLSSDRAVRATSGPQGELTGIEFLDNKYRDMSPQELAASVLEAASAARLKMNRHVMRAMAPFAEPSSNVPELKGFELDWERIFGPEVLREDDEDLARGGPATPAWRDALGDEGEED
- a CDS encoding AAWKG family protein (Members of this family are unrelated to eukaryotic Tcp10, although some members contain a repetitive region similar to a C-terminal repeat region of Tcp10.), with the protein product MAGEYDDESKSNVDKYRETDAASSDNWAALVTHLTGYPVPDRAVIFDTLRSDHGGKLFRMDIQERSLSLLSRDSGFLQNTGQDYDVWFFDSGERRSIKQARIVFEGRVKSGDEVIFAGTDSDNVEDVSVREGNEFTDYNKDKMSTIPLARYMNGPRAALLALLRGNSGDGRFSGEGADDKGVVDLDTFNSTGDSFDYAAKFFKDQAPLLKEWEDRFGRDDASWKGEAADVFISLIRKVRENYDNYVETFNNTEGTGDRNGTGSTVYSRALSLGRAHLEEAARTLLDKWLAWAQSDYYDPHRVLRYVLDDLAQWVDKENVARTDITSHTYQYVSSITHSPHTDFSQVHPDYGDLNDIANWAKVGDKAVDIWSRAVDELLVVPAREVQSKLNNQFLSLSEDFTDNVPAPKSTSTAGEEYEKNKLEEEKEKLNEENEENRRYQDELRDEQNKQREEDKRLQDELRDEQRKQREEDKRLQDELRDEQNKQREEDKKLQDELREEQKNQRDEDRRYADELREEQRREREEAERAAEEQAKQMQESLGNINGPGGGGGSLDGLDDLLNPKPDVPVTESLGDLGNLNTSGPGGENAPNLDGVGNAISENLGSLGDVNSQGGENQHAPGGENQHAPGGENQHAPGGGPLPVGQNLGNLGNLNVNGSGTTRNPGAAANDAITQNLGSLGGLNGSGGSLDTPTGGSVQLDGSGLRTDFPDGSSASFDRDSGLLTTTLPDGSVTTQGLGDGVRVTNPDGSVTSLGGDGRLTTTFPDGTSQVVDPASGEAISTAPDGTVTTENLGSLGGLNGSGGSLDTPTGGSVQLDGSGLRTDFPDGSSASFDRDSGLLTTTLPDGSVTTQGLGDGVRVTNPDGSVTSLGGDGRLTTTFPDGTSQVVDPASGEVTSTAPDGTVTTENLGSLGGLNGRNGIGDLGGLRGLGDLGGINADLPTESPGDLGGRQAANDLGDLGNLNTGDTGLTSFTGSLTGLENGDFATLFPDGGKAVFDPDTGQLTSIAPDGSRITTDLTHGADVTNPDGSVSSLDNGRFVNSFPDGSSHSIDPDSGATTVTDPQGRTETVTLDEINSRGSDRGPGFLDDLRDLGTNSDLGSLGDLNGNRHLDGLDGNRELDLDAIEGVGGGSSGGGGAGGGAATRDVSLSELGLGAQAGAGGSGGGLSGANLPSSEILGQVSPLSDSVADNAAPPGAGGSGPGAPGAPGTPGSPGMPMGGGMGGMGAGGEKGNGERVRAVLVDAAEESERRNRRRRSPWNRQEDNDTFLAPSSRVTTTGGDSPEEEAEQERRPATSADYLEEDADVWGTEEGGTPAVIGR
- a CDS encoding type VII secretion system-associated protein, which gives rise to MAGEKADVKHFDLKQMENFRDNEVHPVYTKAKQHREDGSAEEGEAHIRPLGQLIDGYTTPDNLEQGRQILRLGLMNTDKLVSGPTLIESVTTAATALDKLLGDQMDLFRELKEALTDTIEEAEKTKNKNLDAIDAQTLLQTFEEVDTLTSGSTGTEEK
- a CDS encoding WXG100 family type VII secretion target: MADGIIDVQYSTVRNAIEELKQQTQQIITTLNNLEDELKPLVTSWEGDDQQMYRGVQAEWDQATKNMALLLGDSGELVQSIHDNHSRDERRSADNWGGVRAR